In Paenibacillus xylanilyticus, the genomic window GGTAGGTTTACCGGATACCAAGGGAAATCGGGAACTACTGCTTGCTATGCAGCGCAGTGGTGTGCCGCTTACGAAGGATAATGTGGCTATGGTTCAAAGTATGATGACTGTCAAACCAGCTCAGGTACCTATGGAAGAGTGGGTGCAGGCAACGGGGATTGCTTTTCAGCGTGGTCTGCCGATTACGGCGGAAACGGTAAAAGGATTGCATCAAACGGTATTTGGTCCACCCCTTCATCAGCTGCTAAATGGGTTAACGGAGCAGCTCGAAACATTTCTTACTCAGAATGCGGGCAAAACCGTGGTCATGGGTGAACAGGCAGCCACACCAAAGCTGCCTGCGTCGGGTGGTTTGCCTATAACAGCAGCCGGAGGGCAGCAAACGGACGATGCAGGAATGTCTCCGGCTGGAGGGCGTCAGGCGGGAACCTCTGGCCAAACGGCACCATTGCCGTACGGTGCTGCAACAACGCCTGCAGGAGCAGGAACAGGAGCTGCTCCGATGTCAAACAGCGGCGAAGCGACAGACGTGCGAGGTGGTGTGCAATCCACCACAGGCACAGGGCATCCTGAGGCTGGGATAAAATCTGGAGACGGACAAGCGGAAATGGCTGGAAAAGCTAGGCAAGGCATTCAGGCGGGGACGGGAATCGCTGGAGAGAGCCAGCGTTCCACGGAAGCGGGCCGCCCGGGTATACCTGGGGCAGCAGCGGATGTAGCAGCTGGACGAGGGATTGCCGGCCAGCAGGAAGGAAGCGCGGCTGGGCGACCAGATGGCCGCGCGGAGACGCCCGCAGCTGCGAGCGCTTCGCCTGCAGCAGCGCAGACAGGCGCAGCAGCACCAACAGCGGCGCAGCTGGCGCCGAAGCTGCTGGCCCTGCTGGACGCGCTGCGCAGCGCGTCCACTGCCGCACCGGCACAGCCTGGTGCGGCAGCACAGGCCGCCCCTGCACCTGCGGGCGGCCAGGCGGCTGCGGCTGCCGGAGGCGTGCCGCAGCCTGTACCAGCCGGCGCTGATGCGCAGCCGGCTGGGGGAAATGCGGCAGCACCTGCGGGCGCTACCGCACAGCACGCGCCTGTCACCCACGAGGGGGACCCGTGGGTGGGGCGCGTACTGAAGCTGCTCGGTGCAGAGCACGAGCAGCAGGCGGTGCACGGCGCGGCTGCGCAGCCGCGCGTGGGTGAAGCGGCGAGTCCGGGCACCGCGGACTCGCTGAAGGGCTTGCTGCTGCAGCTTGCCAGCAGCGACAGTGCGCCGGCGGCCCTGAAGGAAGCCGCCGGGCAGGCTGTGCAATATCTGACGGGTCAGCAGTTGCTGCTGACAACGGACCGGGGCTCTACCTTTGCCCAGATGCACTGGTTCATCCCGATTACCGGACCCAATGGAGAAGAAACGGCTTCGGTACAGATCCAATCCCGGCGTGGTCAGCGCGGTGAACTGGATGCATCCAATTGCAGATTGTGGTTTGATCTGGACATGAAAAGTCTCGGACCAACACTGGTAGATGTGCATGTCATCAACAATATTGTCAGTCTTCGGGTTCTCAACGATCGGGAGGGCATGGGTCCGCTTCTGGATAGCGGGCGGGAAGTGATTCAAGAGGCGCTGGACAAGCTGGGCTATCAATTACTAACCTTTAAGACAGAGCCCTGGCCAGTTGGCCAGGAACCGGGTGCTGAGCGAAAAATAAATGCGTCCGACTACAGCCCTGATCGCTACAAAGGGGTGGATATGCGAGTATGAAAGATGAGCCGCAGCCAGATCTTCTTTCCAAAAAGGCTGTTGCCTTAAAATATGTACCCGGCGAAAGTGAAGCGCCGGTCGTCGTGGCTAAAGGCCGCGGCAAAGTCGCGGAAGCAATCCTTGATAAAGCTAAGGAAAACGGAGTTCCTGTTCAGGAGGATGCAGCACTGGTGGAAGTTTTGTCCAAGCTTGACTTGGACGAACAAATTCCGGCAGAGCTCTATCAACTGGTGGCTGAGGTGTTAACCTATATTTACCGAGCAGACCGCCTCGCTTCCGGACGTGAGGGAGAGGATACATGGTGAGCCATTCGCCTGAACCTGGACATAACTCTACTCCGAAACTTACGCGTCAGCAAAAAGGCAAGTTGGGTGAAGAAGCGGCCTGCAGGTGGCTGCGTGAGCAAGGTTATCTGATTATGGAACAAAACTGGCGTTGCCGCCGTGGTGAGATTGATATTATCGCTTCACATGGTAATCTGCTTGTCTTTGTCGAGGTACGAAGCCGTAGTGGAGCAGGGAAGTATGGTACACCGCAGGAATCGGTAGATATTCGTAAGATGCAGCAGGTTCGGTCCACGGCAGCCGTATACCTTCAACAATCAAGAGGGAGAGAATTA contains:
- a CDS encoding DNA ligase; this encodes MNISSMIRGLLGDSKPGNAKPLELKEGQVVRGSVVSVSEDGGEAVLQIQGVQVRAKLETPLRPGETTLLQVQPPGENGVTVMKPLAGNLSELPQASLNNLLQEVGLPDTKGNRELLLAMQRSGVPLTKDNVAMVQSMMTVKPAQVPMEEWVQATGIAFQRGLPITAETVKGLHQTVFGPPLHQLLNGLTEQLETFLTQNAGKTVVMGEQAATPKLPASGGLPITAAGGQQTDDAGMSPAGGRQAGTSGQTAPLPYGAATTPAGAGTGAAPMSNSGEATDVRGGVQSTTGTGHPEAGIKSGDGQAEMAGKARQGIQAGTGIAGESQRSTEAGRPGIPGAAADVAAGRGIAGQQEGSAAGRPDGRAETPAAASASPAAAQTGAAAPTAAQLAPKLLALLDALRSASTAAPAQPGAAAQAAPAPAGGQAAAAAGGVPQPVPAGADAQPAGGNAAAPAGATAQHAPVTHEGDPWVGRVLKLLGAEHEQQAVHGAAAQPRVGEAASPGTADSLKGLLLQLASSDSAPAALKEAAGQAVQYLTGQQLLLTTDRGSTFAQMHWFIPITGPNGEETASVQIQSRRGQRGELDASNCRLWFDLDMKSLGPTLVDVHVINNIVSLRVLNDREGMGPLLDSGREVIQEALDKLGYQLLTFKTEPWPVGQEPGAERKINASDYSPDRYKGVDMRV
- a CDS encoding EscU/YscU/HrcU family type III secretion system export apparatus switch protein, encoding MKDEPQPDLLSKKAVALKYVPGESEAPVVVAKGRGKVAEAILDKAKENGVPVQEDAALVEVLSKLDLDEQIPAELYQLVAEVLTYIYRADRLASGREGEDTW
- a CDS encoding YraN family protein; translated protein: MVSHSPEPGHNSTPKLTRQQKGKLGEEAACRWLREQGYLIMEQNWRCRRGEIDIIASHGNLLVFVEVRSRSGAGKYGTPQESVDIRKMQQVRSTAAVYLQQSRGRELQIRFDVVAVMLDAAGQIVTIEHIENAF